A region of Heliomicrobium gestii DNA encodes the following proteins:
- a CDS encoding deoxyribonuclease IV, protein MYLGAHLSISKGFEAAVREALSIGATTFQFFTRNPRGGAARALDPEDIARSIQLRVEHGFGPLVAHAPYTINLAAPKEETWSFAKTTLAADIVRMATAQIPYIVVHPGSHVGQGIAAGIDRITQALNEVLRPDQGVTVLLEGMSGAGTEVGGRFEELRAIIDGLQTPEKVGVCLDSCHLFGAGYDVKSDFADVLATFDRIVGIDRLKAMHINDSQQPLASHKDRHALLGQGLIGSEAMAALLNHAALEGLPLNLETPGEIDDYRREIAWMRSTRNQ, encoded by the coding sequence TTGTATTTGGGAGCGCACTTATCCATTTCAAAAGGGTTTGAGGCCGCCGTCCGGGAGGCTCTTTCCATTGGAGCAACGACGTTCCAATTTTTCACACGCAATCCTCGCGGCGGCGCGGCCCGAGCCCTCGATCCGGAGGATATTGCCCGTTCCATACAGCTGCGTGTAGAACATGGTTTTGGCCCCCTGGTTGCCCACGCTCCCTACACGATCAACCTGGCGGCCCCCAAAGAGGAGACATGGAGCTTTGCCAAGACGACGCTGGCGGCGGATATTGTCCGGATGGCCACAGCGCAGATTCCCTATATCGTCGTTCATCCCGGCAGCCATGTGGGCCAGGGGATTGCGGCGGGCATTGATCGGATCACCCAGGCGCTGAACGAGGTGCTCCGGCCCGACCAGGGGGTAACGGTGTTGCTGGAAGGGATGTCTGGCGCAGGCACCGAGGTGGGGGGACGATTTGAGGAGCTGCGGGCGATCATCGACGGCCTCCAGACGCCCGAGAAGGTGGGCGTATGCCTGGACTCGTGCCACTTGTTTGGCGCCGGCTATGATGTGAAAAGCGATTTCGCTGACGTCCTCGCCACCTTTGACCGGATCGTCGGCATCGACCGGTTAAAGGCGATGCACATCAACGACAGCCAGCAGCCTCTGGCTTCCCATAAGGACCGCCACGCCCTGTTGGGACAGGGGCTGATCGGCAGTGAAGCCATGGCGGCGCTGCTCAATCACGCCGCTCTGGAGGGGCTGCCGCTCAACCTGGAAACACCTGGCGAGATCGATGACTATCGTCGAGAAATTGCCTGGATGCGGTCGACTCGAAATCAATAA
- a CDS encoding endonuclease III domain-containing protein — translation MNHQRDQLLRIYHCLLDHFGPRHWWPADTTVEMVIGAILTQNVAWKNVVTAIDQLKPAGLLDIQALAEAPKEQVAILVRSTRYYNQKADRLQAFARLIVEEYGGELENLLSLEAQELRRRLLAIKGIGKETADCIILYGAGQPIFVVDAYTRRVFSRLGFFSEQASYDQMQAFFTERLAPELKLFQEYHAQIDCLGNRLCLAKSPSCALCPLGECCAFAGQALRGEEENAIAMRSEGTQE, via the coding sequence ATGAATCATCAACGCGATCAACTGCTCCGCATCTATCACTGCCTGCTCGATCATTTCGGCCCCCGGCACTGGTGGCCCGCCGATACCACTGTGGAGATGGTCATCGGCGCTATCTTAACGCAAAATGTGGCTTGGAAAAATGTCGTCACTGCCATCGATCAGTTGAAGCCGGCCGGTTTGCTCGATATCCAAGCTTTGGCCGAAGCGCCGAAGGAACAAGTGGCCATTCTCGTCCGCTCCACCCGCTATTACAACCAAAAAGCCGATCGGCTGCAAGCCTTCGCTCGGCTCATCGTCGAGGAATATGGCGGGGAATTGGAAAACCTGTTGTCCCTGGAGGCGCAAGAATTGCGCCGACGGTTGCTCGCCATCAAAGGGATCGGCAAGGAGACGGCTGACTGCATCATCCTCTATGGCGCCGGGCAGCCCATATTTGTCGTCGATGCCTACACGAGACGCGTCTTTTCCCGCCTGGGCTTCTTCTCCGAGCAGGCGAGCTATGACCAGATGCAGGCCTTTTTTACGGAGCGCCTTGCGCCGGAACTGAAACTTTTTCAGGAGTATCATGCGCAAATCGACTGCCTTGGCAACCGCCTCTGTCTGGCCAAAAGCCCGTCATGCGCGCTCTGTCCCCTGGGAGAATGCTGCGCCTTTGCCGGACAGGCCTTGAGGGGCGAAGAGGAGAATGCCATCGCCATGCGGAGCGAGGGAACGCAGGAATAA
- the thiE gene encoding thiamine phosphate synthase, whose amino-acid sequence MPKKGRLETPLVLVTNRRLCAAERDLQSVVAGALEGGVDAVILREKDLEGKRLLELTEQLLALTRPAGAPLIINGNVAVAMAAGVDGVHLGAGDLPPSKARAIIGPAMLLGRSIHSAEEAQALVNAGEAHHLDYFLFGNVFETTCKPGKAGAGMTALTEVTRRSPIPVIAIGGITGGNAALIGRCGAAGVAVMSAIMAAANPAAAAKAIAVASAATAAADTLTPSAIAVTPTVAVATMVTTAGRPNKNGTRAGVTGPSGLLYGIIGREQAPDEATLAAMADAAYAGGCDLIQLREKNMSTGELLRRAQIVREIAARRGKLFIVNDRLDIAQAAGADGVHLGAEDLPPEVARRMWPGGLIGVTVRDIAQAQAAAAAGADYVGAGPVFPTTSKKLDADPLGVSGLQAICQAVDIPVIAIGGLTADRITGLQQTGCQGVAVISALFQAPVVQEPDRAAQFGTAVAQAARRLKSVLSQE is encoded by the coding sequence TTGCCGAAGAAAGGGCGACTTGAGACGCCGCTGGTGCTCGTAACGAACCGAAGGCTCTGCGCGGCTGAGCGGGATTTGCAAAGTGTCGTTGCCGGGGCGCTTGAAGGCGGCGTCGATGCCGTCATCTTGCGAGAAAAAGATCTGGAAGGGAAGCGGTTGCTGGAACTGACGGAGCAACTGCTGGCGCTGACGCGGCCCGCCGGGGCGCCCTTGATTATCAATGGAAATGTGGCCGTCGCCATGGCAGCCGGGGTCGATGGGGTCCATCTCGGCGCAGGAGACCTGCCGCCGTCCAAAGCGCGCGCCATTATCGGTCCGGCCATGTTATTGGGCCGTTCCATTCACTCCGCCGAGGAAGCGCAGGCGCTCGTCAATGCCGGCGAAGCCCACCATCTCGACTATTTTCTCTTCGGAAACGTTTTTGAAACGACCTGCAAACCGGGCAAAGCAGGCGCAGGCATGACCGCGCTGACAGAGGTCACTCGACGTTCGCCCATTCCGGTGATCGCCATCGGCGGGATCACCGGCGGAAATGCCGCGTTGATCGGGCGGTGCGGCGCCGCAGGGGTTGCCGTCATGTCGGCGATCATGGCCGCTGCCAACCCGGCGGCGGCGGCGAAGGCCATCGCTGTCGCCTCGGCTGCCACAGCCGCTGCGGATACCTTGACGCCTTCAGCGATTGCCGTCACACCCACTGTGGCTGTCGCGACGATGGTTACAACTGCTGGTCGGCCGAATAAAAATGGAACCAGGGCTGGTGTCACTGGCCCGTCAGGTTTGCTTTATGGGATCATCGGGCGAGAGCAGGCCCCCGACGAGGCGACGCTGGCGGCTATGGCCGATGCCGCTTATGCCGGTGGCTGTGATCTCATCCAACTGCGGGAGAAGAACATGTCCACGGGCGAATTGTTGCGACGCGCCCAAATCGTGCGAGAGATTGCCGCGCGCCGGGGGAAACTGTTTATTGTCAATGACCGCCTTGATATCGCCCAGGCCGCCGGCGCTGACGGCGTGCACCTCGGCGCGGAAGACTTGCCGCCTGAGGTGGCCCGCCGGATGTGGCCCGGCGGACTCATCGGCGTCACCGTCCGAGACATCGCCCAGGCCCAGGCGGCGGCCGCGGCTGGCGCTGATTACGTGGGAGCGGGGCCGGTCTTCCCAACAACCTCGAAAAAGCTTGACGCCGACCCCTTGGGTGTTTCCGGCTTGCAGGCGATCTGCCAGGCCGTTGACATTCCTGTTATCGCCATTGGCGGACTGACAGCCGATAGAATCACTGGGCTTCAGCAGACGGGCTGCCAGGGCGTAGCGGTCATTTCGGCTCTATTTCAGGCGCCTGTCGTTCAGGAGCCAGACCGGGCTGCACAGTTCGGCACGGCGGTGGCCCAGGCAGCCCGGCGACTGAAATCAGTGCTCTCCCAAGAGTAG
- a CDS encoding N-acetyltransferase: MILRKARMHDVEDIHGLISDSAAEGLMLARSRSLLYEGLRDITVAVEEGQIIGTGSLHILWEDLAEIRGLAIRKEARGRGIGKDIVEMLIEEAKNLGIDRVFALTYQEGFFRKCGFEVVQKEQLPHKVWKECIDCPKFPNCDEVAMLLHVK; encoded by the coding sequence ATGATTTTGCGCAAAGCCCGGATGCACGATGTGGAGGATATTCATGGCTTGATCAGCGACAGCGCTGCCGAAGGGCTGATGCTGGCCCGGTCGCGCAGTCTCCTCTATGAGGGGCTGCGGGACATCACCGTTGCCGTGGAGGAAGGGCAGATCATCGGAACGGGATCGCTGCATATCCTGTGGGAGGATCTGGCGGAAATCCGCGGCTTGGCCATCCGCAAGGAAGCCCGTGGACGCGGTATCGGCAAGGACATTGTGGAGATGCTGATCGAGGAGGCTAAAAACCTGGGGATTGACCGTGTCTTTGCCCTGACCTATCAGGAGGGGTTTTTCCGCAAGTGCGGCTTTGAGGTGGTTCAGAAAGAACAATTGCCCCATAAGGTTTGGAAGGAATGCATCGACTGCCCCAAATTCCCCAACTGCGATGAGGTCGCCATGTTGCTTCACGTCAAGTAG
- a CDS encoding ABC transporter substrate-binding protein: protein MHSQRKRWALPLALLVSAGLLASSLLTGCTPGKGPQNTAEAGEILIGGNYELSGGNATYGAAAVNGIKLYIDDLNEKGGLLGKKVKFVSLDNKSEAGEASNVAARLINQEKVVAILGGAASSSTVGFVKLANDKKTPVISSSAVAAEVTVDESGKTRDYVFRACFTAPFQGEVMAQYALDSLKLKKAAVLVDNQSPYSKGSGKAFKDYFIKNGGQVVAEEGYVTGDKDFRSVLTRIKGADAELIYVPGYYEEAGFIVKQARELGMPLPILGGDGWDSPTLAKIAGAENLNNTFFSTHYSEEEKSARVQDFMAAYKTKYGENPEALGALGYDAAAIVCDAIKRANSTDPEKIREALIATKDLQAVTGTISFDNQHNPVKSAVVVEVKNGKFTFKDKITPKS from the coding sequence ATGCATTCCCAACGTAAAAGATGGGCGCTCCCGTTGGCCCTGCTCGTCAGCGCCGGCTTGCTGGCATCTAGCCTGCTAACAGGCTGCACGCCCGGAAAAGGGCCTCAAAATACGGCGGAAGCCGGCGAGATCCTGATCGGCGGCAACTACGAGCTGTCAGGCGGCAACGCCACCTATGGCGCCGCAGCCGTCAACGGCATCAAACTCTACATCGATGACCTGAACGAAAAGGGCGGCCTGCTCGGCAAAAAAGTCAAGTTTGTCTCCCTCGACAACAAGTCTGAAGCCGGTGAGGCCAGCAACGTGGCGGCCCGCCTGATCAACCAGGAGAAGGTCGTCGCGATTTTGGGCGGCGCTGCCTCCAGTTCCACGGTCGGTTTCGTCAAACTGGCGAACGACAAGAAAACGCCTGTCATTTCTTCCTCTGCTGTTGCGGCTGAGGTAACTGTCGACGAAAGCGGCAAGACCCGCGATTACGTCTTCCGCGCCTGTTTTACAGCCCCCTTCCAGGGCGAAGTGATGGCCCAGTACGCGCTTGACTCGCTAAAACTGAAAAAGGCCGCCGTGCTCGTGGACAACCAGTCCCCCTACAGCAAGGGCTCCGGCAAGGCCTTCAAAGACTATTTCATTAAAAACGGCGGTCAAGTCGTGGCCGAGGAAGGCTACGTGACCGGCGACAAGGATTTCCGTTCCGTTCTCACCCGGATCAAAGGCGCCGACGCCGAACTGATCTACGTTCCCGGTTATTATGAAGAAGCCGGCTTTATCGTCAAGCAGGCCCGTGAATTGGGCATGCCCCTGCCGATCCTGGGCGGTGACGGCTGGGATTCGCCGACGCTCGCTAAAATCGCCGGCGCCGAGAACCTGAACAACACCTTCTTCAGCACCCACTACTCGGAAGAGGAAAAATCGGCTCGCGTGCAGGACTTCATGGCCGCTTACAAGACCAAGTACGGCGAAAACCCGGAAGCCCTCGGCGCTCTCGGTTATGACGCTGCGGCGATCGTCTGCGACGCCATCAAGCGCGCCAACTCCACCGATCCCGAGAAGATCCGCGAAGCGCTGATCGCCACGAAAGACCTGCAAGCCGTGACCGGCACGATCAGCTTTGACAACCAACACAACCCTGTCAAATCGGCCGTCGTCGTAGAAGTGAAGAACGGCAAGTTTACCTTCAAAGATAAGATCACGCCGAAGAGCTAA
- a CDS encoding glycogen synthase, producing the protein MTEQPLKVLFVSAEVVPFAKAGGLADVAGSLPRALNSLGVDARVAMPRHGQIPKGAYITDHLVEIDARKETAVIRAGRIEALPGGNAVPVYFIDNYQYFGRENIYGYGDDGDRWGFFSRAVMEMLEPIDFIPDILHFNDWQCGPAIALLKEEYRHHPAYRRIASVLTVHNLEYQGHFGRNSLRFIGLRDDLFRPGAVEFHGQVNYMKAGLVFADVINTVSRTYAEEIQTPEYGWGLDGLLRLRHNDLFGIVNGIDVEVYDPATDPHIPYHFSQENMEGKKRNKAELQRELGLPVSDAPLLGLVHRLVDQKGIDLFEGIEEALFEEDLQLAVVGQGDPRYEGLFRRLKQHFPEKVGLFIGFDSPLAQRVYAGSDFFLMPSRFEPCGLGQLIAFRYGAIPIVRSTGGLADTVTDVRFPNGNGLVFEAYAPEDFLDAIRRGLALYWQGRRWNELVAKVMGLDHSWRRSADEYLELYGRARRKVNLEV; encoded by the coding sequence GTGACGGAACAACCGTTGAAGGTTCTCTTTGTATCTGCTGAGGTTGTCCCCTTTGCCAAGGCCGGAGGTCTGGCCGATGTAGCCGGTTCGCTGCCTCGCGCCCTCAATTCGTTGGGTGTCGACGCTCGAGTCGCCATGCCCCGTCATGGACAGATCCCCAAGGGCGCTTACATTACGGATCACTTGGTGGAGATCGACGCCCGCAAGGAGACGGCGGTGATCCGGGCGGGCCGGATCGAGGCGCTTCCCGGTGGAAACGCCGTCCCGGTGTACTTTATCGACAACTACCAGTATTTTGGCCGAGAGAATATCTACGGGTATGGCGATGATGGCGACCGGTGGGGCTTCTTTTCTCGCGCCGTCATGGAAATGCTTGAACCGATCGATTTTATTCCCGACATCCTGCATTTCAATGACTGGCAGTGCGGCCCCGCCATCGCCTTGCTTAAAGAAGAATATCGTCATCATCCCGCCTATCGCCGGATCGCCAGCGTGTTGACGGTTCATAACCTGGAGTATCAGGGCCATTTCGGACGAAATAGCCTCCGGTTCATCGGGTTGCGCGATGATCTCTTCCGTCCGGGCGCCGTCGAGTTTCATGGACAGGTAAACTACATGAAAGCTGGTCTGGTCTTTGCCGATGTGATCAACACGGTCAGCCGGACCTATGCGGAGGAAATTCAAACGCCCGAATACGGCTGGGGACTCGACGGGTTGCTGCGACTGCGTCACAATGATCTCTTCGGGATCGTCAACGGGATTGATGTGGAGGTTTACGACCCAGCCACAGACCCGCACATCCCCTACCACTTTTCGCAAGAGAACATGGAAGGGAAAAAGAGGAACAAGGCGGAACTGCAGCGTGAACTCGGCCTGCCGGTGTCCGATGCGCCGCTGTTGGGGCTGGTCCACCGGCTGGTCGACCAAAAAGGGATCGATCTCTTTGAGGGGATTGAAGAGGCGCTCTTTGAGGAGGATCTGCAATTGGCCGTCGTGGGCCAGGGCGATCCCCGTTATGAGGGCCTTTTCCGGCGATTGAAGCAGCATTTTCCGGAGAAGGTGGGTCTTTTCATCGGTTTTGATTCACCGCTGGCGCAGCGGGTCTATGCCGGCAGTGACTTTTTCCTCATGCCCTCTCGCTTCGAACCATGCGGCCTTGGTCAACTGATCGCCTTCCGCTATGGCGCCATCCCCATTGTCCGCTCCACTGGCGGTTTGGCCGACACCGTCACAGATGTCCGTTTCCCGAACGGCAATGGTCTTGTCTTTGAAGCCTATGCGCCGGAAGATTTCCTTGATGCCATTCGCAGGGGGCTCGCGTTGTACTGGCAGGGGAGGCGTTGGAACGAACTGGTCGCCAAGGTGATGGGGTTGGATCACTCCTGGCGCAGGTCGGCTGATGAATACCTGGAGCTTTACGGACGGGCAAGGCGGAAGGTCAACCTTGAGGTGTAA
- a CDS encoding DUF1540 domain-containing protein: protein MGKPDVVCEVSTCNHWLPGKICGAANIDILNEQGDMPKASEATKCKTFSKRGLGTMVASFDNTNWGGVLSEAFVPGKQAVPSITCTVQNCNFWDAGNRCNATGIYVTGGGANNDVETDCHTFVQRGADR, encoded by the coding sequence TTGGGGAAACCGGATGTGGTCTGTGAGGTGTCCACTTGCAACCATTGGTTGCCGGGCAAGATCTGTGGCGCCGCCAACATCGATATTTTAAATGAACAAGGCGACATGCCGAAGGCCTCAGAAGCCACGAAATGCAAGACCTTCAGCAAGCGCGGGTTGGGAACGATGGTCGCCTCTTTCGACAACACCAACTGGGGCGGCGTTCTATCGGAAGCTTTTGTGCCAGGGAAACAGGCTGTGCCATCGATTACCTGCACCGTACAGAACTGCAATTTCTGGGATGCCGGGAACCGTTGCAACGCCACCGGAATCTATGTAACCGGGGGCGGCGCCAACAATGACGTCGAAACAGACTGCCATACCTTCGTCCAACGGGGAGCGGATCGGTAA